From the Nodularia sp. NIES-3585 genome, one window contains:
- a CDS encoding serine/threonine-protein kinase, with translation MSHITKSAVHCINPDCQRPYPQPWGNKFCNSCGTLLQLLDRYVPLQPLGSGGFAQIYTVWDEKTQTEKVLKVLVEHSPKALELFTQEAEVLIKLRHPGVPRVESDGYFQINLPTPKPRQLACLVMEKINGQTLEEILKNYPQGCPENLVLIWFSQAVKILQELHKCQIIHRDIKPSNLMLRTPSSTLALTPGENKLELVLIDFGGVKQFNTPKLRRESSSTRLYSSGYSPPEQITGSNVVPATDFYALGRTMIELLTGKYPPELEDPQTGFLDWRNQSQVNPKLADLLDEMILEDVRSRPINAVMIQKRLTKIIRTSSHLGLFSQIQNFIQQAATQISRKLILSIQAIEQAFSNLTKAIGKTVVFIAKAIFQALQACLAIIWAMLLTSLGASTGTITGFIIAYRTVLGDQFSEYIFTQLPELVSNSQAVMATEIIVFVGAGLGTAWGLTISGCFGQRRRFLVASLMGMISYGFSWLVLQLITTKNSGEGLLGVILVAVFLFTLSIGFRSHHIVHAVVAAFGTAVIFAILITFGFPTTVFQFSGQPLWSALSLPIAFFTLMSLLMSFWLGVSYYLIVPGLRCLGWR, from the coding sequence GTGTCCCACATCACTAAGAGTGCGGTTCACTGCATAAATCCTGATTGTCAACGTCCTTATCCTCAACCTTGGGGAAACAAGTTTTGTAACAGCTGTGGCACATTGCTACAGCTGTTAGATCGTTATGTCCCGCTCCAACCATTGGGTTCGGGAGGTTTTGCCCAAATTTACACGGTTTGGGATGAAAAAACCCAGACAGAGAAAGTCCTCAAAGTTTTGGTGGAACATTCCCCAAAAGCACTGGAATTGTTTACACAAGAGGCAGAGGTTTTAATTAAGTTACGCCATCCGGGTGTTCCCAGGGTGGAATCTGATGGTTATTTTCAGATAAATTTGCCCACTCCTAAACCGCGTCAACTAGCTTGTTTGGTGATGGAAAAAATTAACGGACAGACTTTGGAGGAGATATTAAAAAATTATCCTCAAGGATGTCCAGAGAATTTGGTGTTAATTTGGTTTTCTCAAGCGGTAAAAATTTTACAGGAATTGCACAAATGCCAGATTATTCACCGGGACATCAAACCTTCTAATTTGATGTTGCGAACTCCGTCAAGCACTCTAGCCCTGACTCCAGGGGAAAACAAACTGGAATTGGTATTGATTGATTTTGGTGGGGTAAAACAATTTAACACCCCTAAACTGCGTCGAGAGTCTAGTTCGACTAGATTATATTCTTCAGGTTACAGTCCCCCAGAACAGATAACTGGTAGCAATGTAGTTCCTGCGACCGATTTTTATGCCCTCGGTCGAACGATGATTGAATTACTGACGGGTAAATATCCGCCGGAGTTGGAAGATCCCCAAACTGGATTTCTGGACTGGCGAAATCAAAGTCAGGTTAACCCGAAACTAGCAGATTTACTAGATGAGATGATACTCGAAGATGTGCGATCGCGTCCGATAAATGCGGTAATGATTCAAAAACGCTTGACAAAGATTATCCGCACATCTTCGCATCTGGGCTTATTTTCCCAAATTCAGAACTTCATTCAGCAAGCCGCAACACAAATTTCCCGGAAATTAATACTATCAATCCAAGCCATTGAGCAAGCATTCAGCAATTTAACCAAAGCTATAGGTAAAACAGTTGTTTTTATAGCTAAGGCAATTTTCCAAGCTTTACAAGCTTGTTTAGCCATTATTTGGGCAATGCTACTAACTAGTTTAGGGGCTAGTACAGGTACAATTACCGGATTTATCATCGCCTATCGAACAGTTTTAGGTGACCAATTTTCCGAATATATTTTTACTCAGCTACCCGAATTAGTAAGTAATAGTCAAGCGGTTATGGCGACAGAAATTATAGTGTTCGTCGGCGCAGGCTTAGGAACCGCATGGGGACTGACCATATCGGGGTGTTTTGGTCAACGCAGACGGTTTTTAGTAGCATCGCTGATGGGTATGATCAGCTATGGGTTTAGCTGGTTAGTTTTGCAACTCATCACAACCAAAAATAGTGGCGAAGGACTATTGGGAGTAATTTTAGTGGCAGTTTTTCTGTTCACATTGAGTATAGGTTTTCGTAGCCATCACATAGTTCATGCTGTGGTGGCGGCATTTGGGACGGCAGTTATCTTCGCAATATTAATTACTTTTGGCTTTCCCACTACTGTTTTTCAATTTTCTGGTCAGCCCCTCTGGTCGGCTTTATCCCTACCCATAGCCTTTTTTACTTTGATGAGTCTGTTGATGAGCTTTTGGTTAGGAGTGAGTTATTACCTGATTGTCCCTGGGTTGCGCTGTTTGGGGTGGCGTTAA
- a CDS encoding pentapeptide repeat-containing protein, which yields MKLKIVFSVALLVCLGLTEQAFAVNQQDLEQLKTAGSCPRCDLSGADLTQMSLVRANLRGANLKGAILSQANLASADLTGANLEAALLDFANLTGASLTGANLKSASLTNANLSFAGLISTNLEATNFQDANLQLTNFRGAHFRLTTLANGAVTSDKPYDWSLERTTASECHKFKTANVPGTTCSSN from the coding sequence ATGAAACTCAAGATTGTCTTTAGTGTCGCCCTGTTAGTTTGTTTGGGTTTGACAGAGCAAGCCTTTGCCGTGAACCAGCAAGACTTGGAACAGTTGAAGACAGCAGGCTCTTGTCCTAGATGTGACTTGAGTGGTGCTGATTTAACTCAAATGAGTCTGGTGAGAGCAAATTTGCGAGGTGCTAACTTGAAGGGTGCCATTCTATCTCAAGCGAATCTCGCCAGTGCAGACCTAACAGGGGCTAATTTAGAAGCTGCGCTTCTGGATTTCGCCAACCTAACTGGGGCTTCTTTGACAGGCGCAAATTTGAAATCAGCATCATTGACAAATGCTAACTTATCTTTTGCTGGTTTAATCAGTACCAATTTAGAAGCAACTAACTTTCAGGATGCCAATTTACAGTTGACAAATTTCCGGGGGGCGCATTTCCGACTCACAACTCTGGCTAATGGTGCTGTGACTTCTGATAAGCCTTATGACTGGTCTTTAGAGCGTACAACTGCCAGTGAATGTCATAAATTCAAAACTGCAAATGTTCCAGGTACAACTTGCTCTAGCAATTGA
- a CDS encoding M20 family metallopeptidase — translation MLTHIKDLTTKLAPRLIEIRRHIHSHPELSGQEYQTSAFVAGVLSSSGLHVQEGIGKTGVIGELPNNSTDERVLAIRTDMDALPIQERTKLEYASRTEGVMHACGHDVHTTVGLGTAMVLSQMAEELGAKVRFLFQPAEEIAQGASWMVNDGAMENVSAVLGVHVFPSIPAGSIGVRYGALTAAADDLEIIIIGESGHGARPHEAIDAIWIASQVITSLQQAISRTQNPLRPVVLSIGKITGGRAPNVIADHVQLLGTVRSLHPETRNQLPNWIENIVANVCHSFGARYQVNYRQGVPSVQNDYAITQLLQSSAEEAWSSDRVQVLPEPSLGAEDFSVYLEHAPGSMFRLGVGYKDRIINHPLHHPEFEVDESAIITGVVTMAYTAYKYCQ, via the coding sequence ATGCTAACCCATATTAAAGACTTAACCACAAAATTAGCTCCCCGTTTAATTGAAATTCGCCGCCATATCCACTCACACCCAGAACTTAGTGGTCAAGAATACCAAACATCTGCCTTTGTAGCTGGCGTGTTGTCTTCAAGTGGTCTTCATGTGCAAGAGGGAATTGGTAAAACTGGGGTGATTGGAGAATTGCCAAATAATTCCACAGATGAGCGTGTATTGGCAATTCGTACTGATATGGATGCTTTGCCAATTCAAGAACGGACAAAGTTAGAATATGCTTCTCGTACAGAAGGTGTCATGCACGCTTGCGGTCACGATGTTCACACCACCGTTGGCTTAGGAACAGCAATGGTACTGTCCCAAATGGCAGAGGAATTGGGGGCTAAGGTACGGTTTTTATTTCAACCAGCTGAAGAAATTGCTCAAGGCGCAAGCTGGATGGTAAATGATGGGGCTATGGAAAATGTGTCAGCTGTATTAGGAGTTCATGTTTTCCCTTCTATACCCGCAGGATCTATTGGTGTGCGTTACGGCGCATTAACGGCTGCTGCTGACGATTTAGAGATTATCATTATCGGAGAATCTGGGCATGGGGCGCGTCCTCATGAAGCGATTGATGCCATCTGGATTGCTTCCCAAGTGATTACTTCATTGCAACAAGCCATTAGCCGCACACAAAATCCTTTGCGTCCTGTGGTGTTGAGTATAGGCAAGATTACTGGTGGTAGAGCGCCCAATGTGATTGCTGATCATGTACAGTTGTTGGGAACAGTGCGATCGCTCCATCCCGAAACCCGAAATCAACTCCCCAATTGGATTGAAAATATTGTGGCTAATGTCTGCCATTCTTTTGGGGCGCGTTATCAAGTTAATTATCGTCAAGGGGTGCCGAGTGTGCAGAATGATTATGCCATCACCCAATTATTACAATCATCGGCTGAAGAAGCTTGGAGTAGCGATCGCGTCCAAGTCTTACCCGAACCTTCTCTAGGCGCTGAAGACTTCTCTGTGTATTTAGAACACGCCCCCGGTTCCATGTTTCGCTTAGGCGTAGGTTACAAAGATAGAATTATTAATCACCCATTACACCATCCTGAATTTGAAGTTGATGAATCTGCAATTATCACCGGGGTGGTGACTATGGCTTACACCGCTTATAAGTATTGTCAGTAA